ATGAGCTGGCTATGGAGCTGGGCGTAAAAGTGATTCATTGCTCTGAAAGGGACACACAAATCTCTGACGTTCCAAAACAGGTTGACGAGTTTGTCAACACATGGAGTGTTGAGGGATTCCGTGAAGAGGGCATGACAACGGCTGAAATGGGGTGGGGAACCCATGAAAAAGAGCTGCCACAATTTGCCTATACCCATACTGATGGGCCAAAAAACCAGATTTGCCTTGCTAAAATGGGTATGAATACCTGGGTCTGCTCCTGGGTGCCTGATTATGATATACGTGGCATGGTAGTGCGGCATGGCGAAGCGTTTACGATATCTGACTATCTCACAGTCTATCAGGAGGGGCAAGCCATCTACCGCCCAACGGTGCACTACGCCTATTGTCCGAGTGATGCCGCCATTACCTCTCTGCATGAACTGCGTGGTTATGATTACAGACTTCAGACCAATTTCAGGATCATGAATGATGAGATCACCAAGGGTTCTGATATTCTTGGGGCGCTGCTGATGGGTCATCCCTTTAACTCCTGGTGGACAGGTTCTGACCTGAGTATAGAGCAATCCAGAGCGCTGGTGCCTCATCAGAATGCTACGACGATGCAGGTGGCAATATCGGTGGTCGCAGCCTGTATGTGGATGATCGAAAATCCTGAAAGGGGTGTTGTTGTGCCGGATAATATCGACCATGAGTATATTCTTGGAATTGCAAAACCTTATCTTGGCAACTTCATATCAAAAGCTTCCGATTGGACACCCTTAAAATACAATCCCAACTTTTTTGCAGGGTTTAATGCACCGGATATTGATGAAACAGATCCCTGGCAGTTCAAGAACTTTCTTATTACCGATAATGATTAAAACAGG
The DNA window shown above is from Pelodictyon phaeoclathratiforme BU-1 and carries:
- a CDS encoding homospermidine synthase; the encoded protein is MINFDKKILIIGFGSVSQCTVPVLFKHINVDYTQVTIMDFEDIREKVSPWTALGVTYINHQITPYNIAQTLSSYVAEGDLIIDLAWNIDCCEILQWCHDHGVLYINTSVEVWDPYTGVETRPPAERTLYWRHMNIRRMTSQWKDKGVTAVLEHGANPGLISHFTKQGLLDIADAVIARNKVGPAQAEIIKELAEKRVFNELAMELGVKVIHCSERDTQISDVPKQVDEFVNTWSVEGFREEGMTTAEMGWGTHEKELPQFAYTHTDGPKNQICLAKMGMNTWVCSWVPDYDIRGMVVRHGEAFTISDYLTVYQEGQAIYRPTVHYAYCPSDAAITSLHELRGYDYRLQTNFRIMNDEITKGSDILGALLMGHPFNSWWTGSDLSIEQSRALVPHQNATTMQVAISVVAACMWMIENPERGVVVPDNIDHEYILGIAKPYLGNFISKASDWTPLKYNPNFFAGFNAPDIDETDPWQFKNFLITDND